A window of the Lagenorhynchus albirostris chromosome 1, mLagAlb1.1, whole genome shotgun sequence genome harbors these coding sequences:
- the LOC132511825 gene encoding LOW QUALITY PROTEIN: large ribosomal subunit protein uL1-like (The sequence of the model RefSeq protein was modified relative to this genomic sequence to represent the inferred CDS: deleted 1 base in 1 codon), translating into MKTRILSDKRKPRELIASRPALKEMLKEVLQTESKWYQRVTWNFKKQGRATEMQSSLLVIAAQDTIYETVREVLHGNQRKHQKFLETVELQISLKNYDPQKNKCFSGTLRLKSTPHSKFSVCVLGDQRHRDEAKAVDIPHMDIEALKKLKNKKLVKKLAKKYDAFLASESLIKHISQILGPGLNKAGKFPSLLTHNENMVAKVDEVKSTIKFQMKKVLCLAVAVGHVKMTDDELVYKIHLAVNFLVLLLKKNRQIVRALYIKSTMGKPQRLH; encoded by the exons ATGAAGACAAGGATACTCTCagacaaaagaaaaccaagagaacTCATTGCCAGCAGACCTGCTCTAAAGGAAAtgctaaaagaagttcttcagacagAAAGCAAATGGTACCAGAGGGTAACCTGGAatttcaagaaacaaggaagagcAACAGAAATG CAAAGCTCTCTTCTAGTTATCGCGGCACAAGACACCATCTACGAGACGGTGCGGGAAGTCCTGCACGGGAACCAGCGCAAGCACCAGAAGTTTTTGGAGACGGTGGAGCTTCAGATCAGCCTGAAGAACTATGACCCTCAGAAGAACAAGTGCTTCTCAGGCACCCTCAGGCTCAAGTCCACTCCCCACTCCAAGTTTTCTGTATGTGTTCTGGGGGACCAGAGGCATCGTGATGAGGCCAAGGCTGTGGATATCCCCCACATGGACATCGAGGCCCTGAAGAAACTTAAGAATAAGAAACTGGTCAAGAAGCTGGCCAAGAAGTATGATGCCTTTTTGGCTTCAGAGTCTCTGATCAAGCACATCTCACAAATCCTGGGCCCAGGCCTGAATAAGGCTGGCAAGTTCCCTTCCTTGCTAACCCACAATGAGAACATGGTGGCCAAAGTTGATGAAGTGAAGTCCACGATCAAGTTCCAGATGAAGAAGGTGCTGTGTCTGGCAGTGGCTGTTGGCCACGTG AAAATGACAGATGATGAGCTTGTGTACAAAATCCACTTAGCCGTCAACTTCCTGGTGTTGTTGCTCAAGAAAAACCGGCAGATCGTCCGGGCTCTGTACATTAAGAGCACCATGGGCAAGCCCCAGCGCCTGCACTAA